The Chloroflexota bacterium genome window below encodes:
- a CDS encoding pseudouridine synthase yields MLLVFNKPYGVLPAFTDEEGRPTLAGYIPVPGVYPAGRLDLRSEGLLVLTDEGAVAHRLTHPRYKLPKTYWVQVEGVPTETQLQALREGVVVKGRRTLPAQVSIIPDPGLPPRPKPVTPHGPTTWLQIVLREGKKRQVRHMTAAVGLPTLRLFRWSVGPLTAAGLRPGQWRYLTPREERTLKRALKMRE; encoded by the coding sequence ATGCTTTTGGTCTTCAACAAGCCCTACGGTGTGCTTCCGGCGTTTACCGACGAGGAAGGCCGCCCCACCCTGGCCGGGTATATTCCCGTACCCGGCGTGTACCCTGCCGGACGGCTGGATTTGCGTTCCGAAGGGCTGTTGGTGCTCACTGACGAAGGTGCAGTTGCGCATCGGCTGACCCACCCGCGCTACAAACTGCCCAAAACCTACTGGGTGCAGGTGGAAGGTGTTCCGACCGAAACGCAATTGCAGGCGCTGCGGGAAGGCGTGGTGGTCAAAGGCCGCCGCACTTTGCCTGCGCAGGTGAGCATCATTCCCGATCCTGGCCTGCCGCCCCGCCCCAAGCCGGTCACGCCCCACGGCCCGACCACGTGGCTGCAAATTGTGCTGCGGGAAGGCAAAAAGCGCCAGGTGCGGCACATGACCGCCGCGGTGGGGCTGCCCACGTTACGGCTTTTCCGCTGGTCTGTGGGTCCTCTCACCGCCGCGGGCCTGCGCCCCGGCCAGTGGCGTTACCTGACCCCGCGCGAAGAACGCACGCTGAAACGAGCGTTGAAGATGAGGGAATAG